A window from Streptomyces sp. NBC_00271 encodes these proteins:
- a CDS encoding ATP-binding protein yields the protein MRRHFVSVPVGPDAVRQAREAVTGRFGGVGVAPGSAFADAVVLVVSELIVNVLRHAPRSPVADVGMTVGAGRLVVSVADAEPHLPELEPGATGAGLQLVAELAAEYDGDVSAEPAADHDGKVVLVRFRMPS from the coding sequence ATGCGACGCCACTTCGTCTCCGTACCGGTAGGACCGGACGCGGTGCGGCAGGCCCGTGAGGCGGTGACCGGGCGCTTCGGCGGGGTCGGCGTCGCACCGGGCTCCGCGTTCGCCGACGCGGTGGTGCTGGTGGTCAGTGAGCTGATCGTGAACGTGCTGCGCCATGCACCACGGTCCCCGGTCGCGGACGTGGGCATGACGGTCGGGGCGGGGCGGCTGGTCGTCAGTGTCGCCGACGCCGAGCCGCATCTGCCCGAGCTTGAACCGGGCGCGACGGGCGCAGGGCTGCAGCTGGTGGCCGAGCTGGCCGCCGAGTACGACGGCGACGTCAGCGCGGAACCGGCCGCCGACCATGACGGCAAGGTGGTCCTCGTCCGGTTCCGCATGCCGTCGTAG
- a CDS encoding ArsR/SmtB family transcription factor, translated as MQVPLYEAKAEFFRMLGHPVRIRVLELLQDGAKPVRDLLTAIEVEPSNLSQQLAVLRRSGIVTATRTGSTVMYELAGGDVAELLAAARRILSVLAASRRELLDELRVTESAQ; from the coding sequence ATGCAGGTGCCGCTGTACGAGGCGAAGGCGGAGTTCTTCCGGATGCTCGGGCATCCGGTACGGATCAGGGTGCTGGAGCTGCTGCAGGACGGGGCGAAGCCGGTGCGTGACCTGCTGACGGCGATCGAGGTCGAGCCGTCGAACCTCTCGCAGCAGCTGGCGGTGCTGCGCCGCTCCGGGATCGTCACCGCCACCCGTACCGGCTCCACCGTGATGTACGAGCTGGCGGGCGGGGACGTGGCCGAGCTGCTGGCCGCGGCGCGCCGGATCCTGTCCGTACTGGCGGCGAGCCGGCGGGAGCTGCTGGACGAGCTGCGTGTCACGGAGTCGGCGCAGTGA
- a CDS encoding DUF6313 family protein, with translation MSSAPAPPPGGPPPPGRRQRLRARWADRHALPRFGYWLLSRGAVVLTMCGALYVLNGFLIGWANAYDVLTGITSPATVRPQWCAWPLSLIGWAAIPAIIGAAAGYVITEQIQAHHARELSDVLDELRRLADPPGPPPPSGSGS, from the coding sequence GTGTCCTCCGCACCTGCGCCCCCGCCCGGCGGGCCCCCGCCACCGGGCCGACGGCAGCGGCTGCGAGCACGCTGGGCCGACCGGCATGCCCTGCCCCGGTTCGGCTACTGGCTGCTCAGCCGGGGCGCCGTCGTGCTGACGATGTGCGGTGCCCTGTACGTGCTCAACGGGTTCCTGATCGGCTGGGCAAACGCCTACGACGTGCTGACCGGCATCACCTCGCCCGCGACCGTCCGCCCCCAGTGGTGCGCGTGGCCGCTGTCCCTGATCGGCTGGGCCGCAATCCCTGCCATCATCGGAGCTGCCGCCGGCTACGTCATCACCGAGCAGATCCAGGCCCACCACGCGCGCGAGCTGAGTGACGTCCTCGACGAACTGCGCCGCCTGGCCGACCCCCCCGGCCCGCCCCCGCCATCCGGGAGCGGCTCGTGA
- a CDS encoding pentapeptide repeat-containing protein — MVTDAQRAEHAARLRGLLYLACPDAPATAITATAEAIAENAEETPFLQAFQLSRTKPPLDELNLRGADLRGAGLANADLNGADLRGTDLANADLRGADLNGAHLNGADLRGTDLNGARLTTAHLNGAHLTDAQLNRAILYRAILNGADLNGADLNGADLTDADLKGARLTGVVNMHLPVGATWDSRTRWPADLVSVVIERSDEVSPGVYRVRGGQSPDRSTVRV; from the coding sequence GTGGTGACGGACGCTCAACGCGCCGAGCACGCAGCCCGCCTACGCGGACTGCTCTACCTCGCCTGCCCCGACGCCCCCGCCACCGCCATCACGGCAACCGCGGAGGCCATCGCTGAGAACGCAGAGGAAACGCCCTTCCTGCAAGCCTTTCAGCTCAGTCGCACCAAGCCGCCGCTGGACGAGCTGAACCTGCGCGGCGCGGACCTGCGCGGCGCGGGCCTGGCCAACGCGGACCTGAACGGCGCGGACCTGCGCGGCACGGACCTGGCCAACGCGGACCTGCGCGGCGCGGACCTGAACGGCGCGCACCTGAACGGCGCGGACCTGCGCGGCACGGACCTGAACGGCGCGAGGCTGACCACCGCGCACCTGAACGGCGCGCACCTGACCGACGCGCAGCTGAACCGCGCGATCCTGTACCGCGCGATCCTGAACGGCGCGGACCTGAACGGCGCGGACCTGAACGGCGCGGACCTGACCGACGCGGACCTGAAGGGTGCGCGGCTCACAGGTGTTGTGAACATGCACCTGCCGGTAGGAGCAACTTGGGATTCGCGCACAAGGTGGCCTGCCGACTTGGTATCGGTTGTTATCGAGCGGTCCGACGAGGTGAGTCCAGGCGTCTACAGGGTGCGCGGCGGGCAGAGCCCAGACAGGAGCACCGTCCGGGTCTGA
- a CDS encoding transposase, with amino-acid sequence MIRRHELSDAEWEFVRPLLPEPLRGRKRLDDRTVLNGIVWKFRTGTAWRDVPERYGPWATLHCGCRLIIRPGQATCRYS; translated from the coding sequence GTGATACGTCGCCATGAACTGTCGGACGCCGAGTGGGAGTTCGTCCGGCCGCTGCTGCCCGAGCCCTTGCGGGGGCGGAAGCGGTTGGACGACCGCACCGTGCTCAACGGGATCGTGTGGAAGTTCCGGACCGGCACCGCCTGGAGGGATGTGCCCGAGCGGTACGGTCCGTGGGCCACGCTGCACTGCGGGTGCCGATTAATTATCCGGCCTGGTCAAGCAACATGTCGGTACTCGTGA
- a CDS encoding IS6 family transposase, translating to MESASPSYRGHRYPVEVISHCVWLYHRFPLSFREVEELLLQRGVIVSYETIRRWCAKFGQAYANGLRRRRPRPGDKWHLDEVFIKINGEHKYLWRAVDQDGNVLDILVQNRRDKAAARRFFRRLMKKTGTVPRVVVTDKLRSYGAAHREVMPSVEHRSHKGLNNRAENSHQPTRQRERAMKGFRSIGGAQRFLSAFSGISPHFRPHRHLMTAPDHRAEMTIRFAIWDQITDAVGRPTTV from the coding sequence GTGGAGAGCGCGTCGCCGTCGTATAGGGGGCACCGTTACCCGGTCGAGGTCATATCCCACTGCGTGTGGCTGTACCACCGATTCCCGCTCAGCTTCCGCGAGGTCGAGGAGCTGCTGCTCCAGCGCGGCGTGATCGTCTCCTACGAGACCATCCGCCGCTGGTGCGCCAAGTTCGGCCAGGCCTACGCGAACGGACTGCGCCGCCGTCGGCCACGGCCCGGCGACAAGTGGCACCTGGACGAGGTCTTCATCAAGATCAACGGGGAGCACAAGTACCTGTGGCGGGCCGTCGACCAGGACGGCAACGTGCTCGACATCCTCGTGCAGAACCGGCGGGACAAGGCCGCCGCCAGGCGCTTCTTCCGCCGCCTGATGAAGAAGACCGGCACGGTGCCGCGGGTGGTCGTCACCGACAAGCTCCGCTCCTACGGCGCCGCCCACCGCGAGGTCATGCCCTCCGTCGAGCACCGCTCACACAAGGGACTGAACAACCGGGCCGAGAACTCCCACCAGCCCACCCGGCAGCGCGAACGCGCGATGAAGGGCTTCCGCAGCATCGGTGGAGCACAGCGGTTCCTGTCCGCGTTCAGCGGCATCTCACCCCACTTCCGACCTCACCGCCACCTGATGACCGCCCCCGACCACCGAGCCGAGATGACCATCCGCTTCGCCATCTGGGACCAGATCACCGACGCTGTCGGCCGACCCACCACGGTCTGA
- a CDS encoding MarR family winged helix-turn-helix transcriptional regulator encodes MTTAPTDPADSCNNLALRKAARYLGATYDKALAPVGLRATQLSILQKLSGHGEMTITSLADVIAMDRTTMASNLKPLAREGLVTVESSAADRRARIAAITPDGLTRLKAALPLWNAVQAQFEENFGADEAAHLRAYLDAVLHTGFEPWAE; translated from the coding sequence ATGACCACTGCGCCGACGGATCCCGCCGACTCGTGCAACAACCTGGCCCTGCGCAAGGCGGCCCGGTACCTCGGTGCGACCTACGACAAGGCCCTGGCCCCCGTCGGTCTTCGTGCGACGCAGCTCAGCATCCTGCAGAAGCTGAGTGGGCACGGAGAAATGACGATCACCAGCCTTGCCGACGTGATCGCCATGGACCGCACGACGATGGCCTCAAACCTCAAGCCGCTTGCCCGCGAGGGTCTGGTAACCGTCGAGTCATCGGCAGCCGACCGCCGCGCACGGATCGCCGCCATCACGCCGGACGGCCTCACCCGACTGAAGGCGGCGCTACCACTGTGGAATGCCGTGCAGGCCCAGTTCGAGGAGAACTTCGGCGCCGACGAGGCAGCCCATCTGCGCGCGTACCTCGACGCCGTCCTTCACACCGGATTCGAGCCCTGGGCCGAGTAG
- the tatC gene encoding twin-arginine translocase subunit TatC has protein sequence MPLREHLRELRNRLLKAVGAILLITVVAALFYKQLIGFLIDPLPGCAPGQPAGTDDAGRCGVISLNGLLSPFTLALKVSITAGVVAASPLWLYQLWAFVAPGLHRNEKKYTLTFLGAGIPLFLTGAAVAYWTLPTTARVLISFTPDNATNLLPVDDFLNLATRMVLVFGLSFELPVLLVLLNLGGVISARRMADWWRGMFMAIAAFAALATPSTDPLSMLLLATPISLLYLAACAISWHNDRRRQRTGTTRPGGSPDTEASPIDLTPAPLDISVSRP, from the coding sequence ATGCCCCTGCGGGAGCACCTGCGCGAGCTGCGCAACCGCCTACTCAAGGCCGTCGGAGCGATCCTGCTCATCACCGTCGTTGCGGCCCTGTTCTACAAGCAGCTGATCGGATTCCTCATCGATCCCCTGCCCGGCTGCGCTCCGGGCCAACCGGCCGGCACGGACGACGCGGGCCGCTGCGGCGTGATCTCCCTCAACGGCCTTCTGTCACCCTTCACCCTCGCGCTGAAGGTGTCCATCACCGCGGGGGTCGTCGCCGCGAGCCCGCTGTGGCTGTATCAGCTGTGGGCCTTCGTCGCACCAGGACTGCACCGCAACGAGAAGAAATACACCCTGACCTTCCTCGGGGCCGGCATCCCCCTGTTCCTGACCGGTGCCGCCGTGGCGTACTGGACCCTGCCCACCACGGCACGGGTACTTATCTCCTTCACCCCGGACAACGCCACCAACCTCCTGCCCGTCGACGACTTCCTCAACCTCGCCACCCGCATGGTCCTCGTCTTCGGACTCTCCTTCGAACTCCCCGTCCTTCTCGTGCTGCTGAACCTCGGCGGCGTGATCAGCGCACGCCGGATGGCCGACTGGTGGCGCGGCATGTTCATGGCCATCGCCGCCTTCGCGGCGCTCGCCACCCCCAGCACCGACCCGCTCAGCATGCTGCTGCTCGCCACCCCCATCAGCCTGCTGTACCTGGCGGCGTGCGCCATCTCCTGGCACAACGATCGCCGCCGGCAGCGCACCGGCACCACCCGGCCAGGCGGAAGCCCGGACACCGAGGCATCCCCCATCGACCTCACCCCGGCCCCCCTCGACATCTCCGTCAGCCGACCCTGA
- the tatA gene encoding Sec-independent protein translocase subunit TatA — protein MFGRLGAPEIILILLVVVLLFGAKRLPEMARSFGQSLRILKSETKAMQKDDADEPPTVHATAAHQLAAESRHTAPEATEADTSPRR, from the coding sequence ATGTTCGGCAGGCTCGGAGCACCCGAGATCATCCTCATCCTCCTCGTCGTCGTGCTCCTGTTCGGCGCCAAGCGGCTCCCCGAAATGGCCCGCTCCTTCGGGCAGTCGCTGCGGATCCTCAAGAGCGAGACCAAGGCCATGCAGAAGGACGACGCGGACGAACCCCCGACCGTTCACGCCACCGCAGCCCACCAGCTCGCGGCCGAGAGCCGGCACACGGCCCCGGAGGCGACCGAGGCAGACACCTCCCCCCGGCGCTGA
- a CDS encoding Sec-independent protein translocase subunit TatB — protein MFSDIGPLEVVTLIVLAVILVGPDKLPKMVSDTMRTLRKLREFSQSAQASIRDELPTELKDLNLEDLNPKTFVAKNLLGDQSLGLGDLTADLGLGDEPLDSAGTNTSKGLGKTTAPDPLPAATGHGPREATGTGRYSLDKNGP, from the coding sequence ATGTTTTCCGACATCGGCCCACTCGAAGTTGTGACGCTGATCGTGCTGGCCGTCATTCTTGTCGGGCCCGACAAGCTCCCCAAGATGGTGTCCGACACCATGCGGACCCTGCGCAAGCTCCGCGAGTTCTCGCAGAGCGCTCAGGCGAGCATTCGAGACGAACTCCCCACCGAGCTCAAGGACCTGAATCTCGAGGACCTCAACCCGAAGACCTTCGTGGCCAAGAACCTCTTGGGTGACCAGAGCCTGGGCCTGGGCGACCTGACCGCCGACCTCGGCCTAGGGGACGAACCGCTTGACAGCGCCGGAACCAACACCTCAAAGGGCCTCGGCAAGACCACCGCACCCGACCCGCTTCCCGCGGCCACCGGCCACGGGCCTCGGGAAGCCACCGGCACGGGGCGCTACAGCCTCGACAAGAACGGCCCGTAA
- a CDS encoding alpha/beta fold hydrolase yields MTMSPMEPPTQEGPGSKPVSHRARRGLSRRGFVGGAAASAAAAAGISLVGGLTTVAAASPAVRRPRGLGSVSTAPGLPAGFTKTFTSRFIQAGGLRQHAVIGGDGPPLLLVHGWPQNWYAWRMVMPELARHYTVIAVDQRGIGLTEKPKSGYDTATLANDLVALMNALGHQRFAVAGHDTGLIVSYALAADHPQRVARVALLEVPGPPTLKASPPLFIDEDHNNRLWHIPFNRVNHKLTEKLVSGREEIFFGYEFDIQGGQKLPNYAREYYFRLLSDPETLRGSFGLYRAWDTTTAQNATRAENKLTMPVLAIGGSESWGDLVGKAMIPLANDVQGVVIPGAGHWVAEQAPRQLLSELTRFLAPYRRAAGPSR; encoded by the coding sequence ATGACCATGTCTCCCATGGAGCCGCCCACGCAGGAAGGCCCCGGATCAAAGCCGGTGTCACACCGTGCCCGGCGCGGGCTGTCCCGACGCGGCTTCGTCGGCGGCGCGGCTGCTTCTGCTGCTGCCGCAGCCGGTATCTCGCTGGTAGGCGGATTGACCACCGTCGCCGCTGCCTCCCCCGCCGTGCGCAGGCCGAGGGGTTTGGGTTCGGTCTCCACGGCTCCGGGGCTTCCGGCCGGGTTCACCAAGACGTTCACCAGCCGGTTCATCCAGGCCGGCGGACTGCGCCAGCACGCGGTCATCGGAGGCGACGGGCCGCCGCTGCTGCTGGTACACGGCTGGCCGCAGAACTGGTACGCCTGGCGCATGGTGATGCCGGAGCTCGCCCGGCACTACACGGTCATCGCCGTCGACCAGCGCGGCATCGGTCTGACCGAGAAGCCCAAGAGCGGGTACGACACCGCTACCCTCGCCAACGACCTGGTCGCCCTTATGAACGCCCTCGGTCACCAACGGTTCGCCGTGGCCGGCCATGACACCGGCCTGATCGTCAGCTACGCGCTGGCGGCGGACCATCCACAGCGTGTCGCCCGCGTGGCCCTCCTGGAGGTTCCCGGACCCCCGACGCTGAAGGCCTCGCCGCCCCTGTTCATCGATGAGGACCACAACAACAGGCTCTGGCACATCCCCTTCAACCGGGTCAACCACAAGCTGACCGAGAAGCTGGTCAGCGGCCGGGAGGAGATCTTCTTCGGCTACGAGTTCGACATCCAGGGCGGGCAGAAGCTGCCCAACTACGCGCGCGAGTACTACTTCCGTCTCCTCTCCGACCCCGAGACCCTGCGCGGCAGCTTCGGTCTCTACCGCGCATGGGACACCACCACCGCGCAGAACGCGACGCGCGCCGAGAACAAGCTGACGATGCCCGTCCTGGCGATCGGCGGATCGGAAAGCTGGGGTGACCTGGTCGGAAAGGCGATGATTCCCCTCGCGAACGACGTACAAGGTGTGGTCATCCCCGGTGCCGGCCACTGGGTCGCTGAGCAGGCCCCCAGGCAGCTGCTGTCGGAACTGACGCGCTTCCTGGCCCCGTACCGCCGCGCCGCCGGCCCGTCCCGCTAG
- a CDS encoding VOC family protein, which yields MYMKLEVTVLAVSDVDRAKAFYEQVGFRLDIDMAASENWRAVHFTPPGSECSIMFGTGITSAAPGSAQGLYLAVSDIEEARAELVGRGIEVGEVFHDAAGLLYHGHEAGEVTHRVEGQGRLAGLHPGRASYGSFATFSDPDGNGWVLQEITQRFPGR from the coding sequence ATGTACATGAAGCTCGAAGTCACCGTGCTGGCTGTTTCCGATGTCGATCGGGCCAAGGCCTTCTACGAGCAGGTGGGATTCCGTCTGGACATCGACATGGCCGCCAGCGAGAACTGGCGCGCGGTGCACTTCACGCCGCCCGGTTCCGAGTGCTCGATCATGTTCGGCACGGGGATCACCTCCGCCGCGCCCGGCTCGGCCCAGGGCCTGTACCTCGCCGTCTCCGACATCGAGGAGGCCCGCGCGGAACTCGTCGGTCGCGGCATCGAGGTGGGCGAAGTCTTCCACGACGCCGCAGGACTGCTCTACCACGGCCATGAGGCCGGAGAGGTCACCCACCGGGTCGAGGGACAGGGGCGGCTTGCCGGCCTGCACCCCGGCCGCGCTTCCTACGGCTCCTTCGCCACCTTCAGCGACCCGGACGGCAACGGCTGGGTGCTCCAGGAGATCACGCAGCGGTTCCCCGGCCGCTGA
- a CDS encoding allene oxide cyclase barrel-like domain-containing protein, with product MKINKLRYLSAAAGIATVVAGGVAIAPLASAGTSTSASAHVVDQRAKTFELVGKQTSLEDLDLGRAGISPGDQRVIHEDLYRDGEKVGDHSVVCTYTHVDPAALQCLGTFSLPEGQFAAQALLHLPAPSYVDVGITGGSGDYRNARGFVRTVPAGDTERHFTVHLKR from the coding sequence TTGAAGATCAACAAGCTGCGTTACCTGAGTGCAGCCGCCGGCATCGCCACTGTCGTCGCCGGTGGCGTCGCCATCGCCCCGCTGGCGTCGGCCGGCACGTCAACTTCTGCCAGTGCGCACGTCGTTGACCAGCGCGCGAAAACTTTCGAGCTGGTCGGCAAACAGACCTCGCTCGAAGACCTCGATCTGGGCCGGGCAGGAATCAGCCCGGGTGACCAGCGCGTCATCCACGAAGACCTCTACCGCGACGGCGAGAAGGTCGGCGATCACAGCGTCGTCTGTACCTACACCCACGTCGATCCGGCCGCGCTCCAGTGCCTGGGCACCTTCTCTCTGCCTGAGGGACAGTTCGCCGCGCAGGCGCTGCTCCACCTGCCCGCCCCGTCCTACGTCGACGTCGGCATCACCGGCGGATCAGGCGACTACCGCAACGCCCGAGGCTTTGTTCGCACCGTTCCTGCCGGTGACACCGAGAGGCACTTCACCGTCCACCTGAAGCGCTGA
- a CDS encoding nitrilase-related carbon-nitrogen hydrolase, with protein sequence MTVVKAAAVQISPVLYSRAGTVEKVVKKIRDLGEQGVQFAVFPETIVPYYPYFSFVQPPYTMAEGHLRLLDQAVTVPSAETEAIAEAVREAHMVVSIGVNERDGGTIYNTQLLFDADGTLIQRRRKITPTYHERMIWGQGDGSGLRAVDSAVGRIGQLACWEHYLPLARYALIADGEQIHAAMYPGSFGGQQFADQIEVNIRQHALESACFVVNATAWLEADQQAQIAKDTGGPVGAISGGFFTAIIDPEGRIIGEPLTSGEGEVIADLDFAQIDLRKRLMDARGHYSRPELVSLQIERTPAPHVRERSTLLPVQTGRAAEEGRPVEAQ encoded by the coding sequence ATGACTGTCGTAAAAGCCGCTGCAGTCCAGATCAGTCCCGTGCTTTACAGCCGCGCGGGCACCGTAGAGAAGGTCGTGAAAAAGATCCGCGACCTGGGTGAGCAGGGTGTCCAGTTCGCGGTCTTCCCTGAGACCATCGTTCCCTACTACCCCTACTTCTCCTTCGTGCAGCCGCCCTACACCATGGCCGAGGGGCACCTGCGCCTGCTCGATCAGGCGGTGACCGTACCGTCCGCCGAGACCGAGGCGATCGCCGAAGCCGTCCGGGAAGCCCACATGGTCGTCTCGATCGGCGTCAACGAGCGTGACGGCGGCACCATCTACAACACGCAGCTGCTGTTCGACGCGGACGGCACACTGATCCAGCGCCGCCGCAAGATCACGCCGACCTATCACGAGCGGATGATCTGGGGCCAGGGCGACGGTTCGGGCCTGCGCGCGGTAGATAGCGCCGTCGGCCGCATCGGACAGCTCGCATGCTGGGAGCACTACCTGCCGCTAGCACGCTATGCCTTGATCGCCGACGGCGAGCAGATCCACGCCGCGATGTACCCCGGTTCCTTCGGCGGCCAGCAGTTCGCCGACCAGATCGAGGTCAACATCCGCCAGCATGCGCTGGAATCGGCCTGCTTCGTGGTCAACGCCACCGCCTGGCTCGAGGCCGACCAGCAGGCGCAGATCGCCAAGGACACCGGCGGCCCCGTTGGCGCGATCTCCGGTGGCTTCTTCACCGCCATTATCGATCCCGAGGGCCGCATCATCGGCGAGCCGCTCACATCCGGCGAAGGCGAAGTGATCGCCGACCTGGACTTCGCGCAGATCGACCTGCGCAAGCGCCTGATGGATGCGCGCGGCCACTACAGCCGCCCGGAACTGGTCAGCCTGCAGATCGAACGAACGCCGGCGCCCCACGTCCGTGAGCGCAGCACTCTCCTGCCGGTCCAGACTGGCCGGGCGGCTGAAGAAGGCCGCCCCGTCGAAGCCCAGTGA
- a CDS encoding carboxymuconolactone decarboxylase family protein, whose translation MTDSETEKQRVNIGKQHPANYKALITLSSAVEDTTTAAGLDPLLVELLKIRTSQINGCAFCLKMHTRDALKKGENPDRIAVLPAWEETDYFSETDRAALRLTEAIAHVSEGHVSDDDYNAAAAVLSADQVSAVAWLSTLMNAFNRVAITSRYPVTGN comes from the coding sequence ATGACTGATTCAGAGACTGAGAAGCAGCGCGTTAACATCGGAAAGCAGCACCCGGCCAATTACAAGGCTCTTATCACCCTGTCCTCGGCAGTGGAAGACACCACCACCGCGGCAGGTCTTGACCCGCTTCTGGTCGAGCTTTTGAAGATCCGCACGTCCCAGATCAACGGCTGCGCGTTCTGTCTCAAAATGCACACCCGCGACGCGCTCAAGAAGGGCGAGAACCCGGACCGGATCGCAGTGTTGCCCGCGTGGGAAGAAACCGATTACTTCTCCGAGACCGACCGCGCGGCCCTACGCCTTACAGAGGCCATCGCGCACGTGTCCGAGGGGCACGTGAGCGACGACGACTACAACGCGGCAGCAGCCGTGCTCTCCGCAGATCAGGTCTCGGCGGTGGCCTGGCTGTCAACGTTGATGAACGCCTTCAACCGCGTCGCGATTACAAGTCGATACCCGGTCACCGGCAACTGA
- a CDS encoding ISL3 family transposase, translating into MTDASGSHHKVNGCPSTGGHVAFVLSKVMSQAVSAVFHVRQVTGWLTRHPTTLTEEDRAGLKDVLARCPELETAAGHVRDFGEILTSRLGAVLPAWIDAVDASQLPGLTGFALHLLRDLDAVIAGLTLDWSSGSIEGAVNRIKKIKRQLYGRAGFELLRKMILLQ; encoded by the coding sequence ATGACGGACGCGTCCGGCTCCCACCACAAGGTCAACGGCTGCCCCTCGACAGGAGGGCACGTGGCCTTCGTTCTGTCGAAGGTGATGTCGCAAGCGGTCAGCGCGGTTTTCCACGTGCGACAGGTGACCGGCTGGCTGACCCGGCATCCCACGACCCTGACCGAGGAAGACCGGGCTGGCCTGAAGGATGTCCTGGCACGCTGCCCCGAACTGGAGACGGCCGCCGGGCATGTCCGTGACTTCGGCGAGATACTCACGAGCCGCCTCGGAGCGGTGCTCCCTGCCTGGATCGACGCAGTCGACGCCAGCCAACTGCCCGGCCTCACCGGCTTCGCACTCCACCTGCTCCGGGACCTCGACGCCGTGATAGCTGGCCTCACCTTGGACTGGAGTTCCGGCAGTATCGAAGGCGCCGTGAACCGCATCAAGAAGATCAAAAGGCAGCTCTACGGGCGAGCCGGATTCGAACTCCTACGCAAGATGATCCTGCTTCAGTGA
- a CDS encoding Imm21 family immunity protein — translation MSLTWLETEGGPFIVVPRTALAHWSGTEGDYDRACEVRDFVGVLALPDGAEALVLGDEPLSTAYLPEYRVLVRWCYAESEDGVADFIRAGLPTAEWEEGPVLSTTGELVMFDAAYFGTEVGTLTDSTALELAAGRYRVDSASIEPDQLTSFRVHRFVELA, via the coding sequence ATGTCTTTGACGTGGCTGGAGACGGAGGGCGGCCCGTTCATCGTGGTTCCACGCACCGCGCTGGCGCACTGGTCGGGAACGGAGGGCGACTACGACCGGGCTTGCGAGGTGAGGGATTTCGTTGGAGTCCTCGCACTGCCTGACGGAGCTGAGGCGCTGGTCCTGGGGGACGAACCTCTCTCCACCGCCTACCTTCCTGAGTACCGAGTCCTCGTCCGCTGGTGCTATGCGGAGAGCGAGGATGGTGTCGCCGACTTCATCCGGGCTGGGCTTCCCACCGCCGAGTGGGAGGAAGGACCTGTACTGAGCACCACTGGCGAGCTCGTGATGTTCGATGCCGCCTACTTCGGCACCGAGGTCGGGACACTCACGGACAGCACCGCTCTCGAACTCGCCGCTGGCCGCTACCGGGTGGACTCGGCAAGCATCGAACCCGACCAGCTGACGTCCTTTCGCGTCCACCGATTTGTCGAGCTGGCCTGA
- a CDS encoding DUF488 domain-containing protein produces the protein MARKKTVHVRRVYEAPEQADGTRVLVDRIWPRGMTKEKAHLDEWCKQVAPSTELRKWYSHDPERFTEFSHRYRAELEDPEHADALAHLRALAKDRTLTLLTATKQPEISEAEVLAELLRG, from the coding sequence ATGGCACGCAAGAAGACCGTGCACGTCCGCAGGGTCTACGAGGCTCCGGAGCAGGCCGACGGCACCAGAGTGCTGGTCGACCGCATCTGGCCACGGGGAATGACCAAAGAGAAGGCCCATCTCGACGAGTGGTGCAAGCAGGTTGCCCCGTCCACGGAACTGCGCAAGTGGTACAGCCACGACCCGGAACGCTTCACGGAGTTCAGCCATCGCTACCGGGCCGAACTCGAAGATCCCGAGCATGCAGACGCGCTGGCTCACCTGCGCGCCCTCGCCAAAGACCGGACTTTGACGCTCCTCACCGCGACCAAGCAGCCCGAGATCAGCGAAGCCGAGGTGCTGGCCGAGCTGCTCCGCGGGTAA